From Cygnus atratus isolate AKBS03 ecotype Queensland, Australia chromosome 1, CAtr_DNAZoo_HiC_assembly, whole genome shotgun sequence, the proteins below share one genomic window:
- the TEX33 gene encoding testis-expressed protein 33, producing the protein MEQVREGVLEVPPSPAPDVAESDPVLASNTSVKPEEEKKEHLPAGLHPSRWRTSQRSSSRASWKTSKSPAAQGTAKNSTSIKCRASLSAKCIQTKRQSKQNLQAKTPPAQGHHSRKLEEEREDGSATKDPRAGHEPRGRNGTNCLCTTSRQRESEDNKSISNAKEPVASQHQMPGTRVPGSPWKTTKASCEKAKATCSRLSAKESLSSLGPDMKAEWKLLLQKRDSLIHENSKYKFSSADELASNEEERRALCKAALIIGQKRLSDRTEMLKKRLESSTFAEYNELGFNLRSNIFQGGPLESRSLMKDSYTPDVIQKAIRDPKNWHGRRTDELGKWHQKNALNLNLQKALEEKYGKKKGKL; encoded by the exons GGGGTGCTAGAGGTCCCACCGTCCCCTGCACCTGATGTGGCAGAAAGTGACCCTGTGCTGGCCAGCAATACATCAG tgaaacctgaggaagaaaaaaaggagcatcTTCCAGCAGGCTTACATCCCAGCAGATGGAGAACATCCCAAAGGAGCTCCAGCAGAGCCTCTTGGAAGACCTCCaagagcccagcagctcaggGAACAGCAAAGAACTCCACATCTATTAAATGCCGGGCATCTCTTTCTGCAAAGTGTATTCAGACTAAAAGACAGAGCAAACAGAATCTCCAGGCCAAAACTCCCCCCGCTCAGGGCCATCATTCAAGAAAActtgaagaggaaagagaagatggCTCTGCCACCAAAGACCCCAGAGCGGGGCATGAGCCAAGAGGGAGGAACGGCACTAACTGCCTGTGTACAACATCCAGGCAGAGGGAGTCGGAGGACAACAAATCCATTTCAAATGCCAAAGAACCAGTAGCAAGCCAGCACCAAATGCCAGGCACCAGAGTGCCTGGATCTCCCTGGAAGACCACCAAAGCTAGCTGTGAAAAAGCCAAGGCGACCTGCAGCAGATTAAGTGCCAAAGAGTCCTTATCATCATTAGGGCCTGATATGAAAGCAGAGTGgaagctgcttctgcagaagagaGACAGCTTGATccatgaaaacagcaaatataaaTTTTCCAGTGCAGATGAACTTGCCAGCAATGAAGAG GAACGGCGAGCTCTGTGCAAGGCAGCACTAATCATAGGACAGAAAAGACTCAGCGACCGCACTGAGATGCTAAAAAAGCGCCTGGAGTCTTCAACATTTGCTGAATACAATGAGCTGGGTTTTAACCTGAGGTCAAATATCTTCCAAG GTGGCCCACTGGAGAGCAGGAGCTTGATGAAAGATTCCTACACCCCCGATGTAATTCAGAAGGCGATCAGGGATCCCAAGAATTGGCATGGAAGGAGGACTGATGAGCTAG GGAAATGGCATCAGAAAAATGCCCTAAATCTCAACTTGCAGAAAGCGTTGGAGGAGAAATAcgggaagaaaaaaggcaagcttTAG